The following are from one region of the Nocardia terpenica genome:
- a CDS encoding ComF family protein, producing MLLELILPQACGGCGAPGASWCAACAESVAGPPFRVRPRVDPGVPCWALSGYAGPARRAVVAAKEHGRRDLLAPLGMALARGLDTLRARGRPLLLVPAPTRRAAARRRGGDPVARAARVAASWLEDCQSHTLLAAGRGVRDSVGLDAAARRDNLRGRIRPPSGSLPAAARDPDAEIVLVDDVLTTGVTADESVRALAAAGMSVRAVMVTCAA from the coding sequence ATGCTGCTGGAGCTGATCCTGCCGCAGGCGTGCGGGGGTTGCGGGGCGCCCGGGGCGAGCTGGTGCGCCGCATGCGCGGAAAGTGTTGCGGGCCCGCCGTTTCGGGTGCGCCCGCGGGTCGACCCCGGGGTGCCGTGCTGGGCGCTGTCCGGGTACGCGGGCCCGGCGCGGCGGGCGGTGGTGGCGGCCAAGGAGCACGGCCGTCGCGATCTGCTCGCACCGCTCGGCATGGCGCTGGCCAGGGGCCTGGATACCTTACGGGCGCGCGGGCGGCCGCTGCTGCTGGTGCCCGCGCCCACCCGGCGGGCGGCCGCGCGGCGGCGCGGGGGCGATCCGGTGGCCCGGGCGGCCCGGGTCGCCGCGAGTTGGCTGGAAGATTGCCAGAGTCATACGCTCTTGGCCGCCGGGCGCGGGGTTCGCGATTCGGTCGGATTGGACGCCGCCGCACGCCGGGACAATCTGCGTGGCCGAATCAGGCCACCGTCCGGTTCGCTGCCGGCGGCGGCCCGGGATCCGGATGCCGAAATAGTGCTGGTCGATGATGTCCTGACCACCGGCGTCACCGCGGACGAGTCGGTTCGCGCGCTCGCCGCGGCCGGGATGAGCGTCCG
- the lpqB gene encoding MtrAB system accessory lipoprotein LpqB, producing MRLQRGSQQRWLRTLGGLAVVGAVLLSGCANLPDSSAPQALGTIDREPTSTTLPQPIQGREPDLLLRDFLQATADPTNRHQAARQYLSPTAAVTWDDSASTTIVESPDTLRESRAGDTATYKIRANKVGELEADGSYRAGPAASSFEIRVEMVRVGGEWRIADPPPGVIVVNTAFEKTYRRYLLYFPNAAGTTMVPDLRWISERKDQLTQRLLSMLSEGPQPALVPAVHNMLSGPVTLRGGITKVNGDTGGIGVGVGGVQIDFAGASTLDQHGKELLAAQVVLTLAGADVLGPYMLLADGKPLDERFTSTGWSSADVNALSPTANAHNRIGLHAVRDGGLVKVDTTKNDIEPTPGYFGSAHNLQWVALSQDGQLVAAVADNGQQGGDPSKTLVIGSYDGSNVFSVAQGNTFTRPSWTADGSAAWTVVDGNRVIRAGHDRNTGNVSVQDVDTSALFAPPADPNDATPRLPITDLRIDRTGARAAFIAGGKIYAAVVVPQPDGKYALASPLPVVVTLSTAAVSLDWYGADRIIFAREGNVDPVQTVSIDGSHVDLMTSQNLTAPVRIVSASPDTLFVADARAVMQLQSAEPNNERIWREVYGLGANAVPVLPG from the coding sequence ATGAGACTGCAGCGCGGATCGCAGCAACGGTGGCTGCGCACCCTCGGCGGCCTGGCCGTGGTCGGTGCCGTCCTGCTCAGCGGCTGCGCCAATCTGCCGGACTCCTCGGCCCCGCAGGCGCTGGGCACCATCGACCGCGAGCCGACGTCCACCACGCTGCCGCAACCGATCCAGGGTCGCGAGCCGGACCTGTTGCTCCGCGACTTCCTCCAGGCCACCGCCGATCCGACCAATCGGCATCAGGCCGCGCGCCAGTACCTTTCGCCCACCGCGGCGGTCACCTGGGACGACTCCGCCAGCACGACGATCGTGGAAAGCCCGGACACGCTGCGCGAGTCGCGGGCCGGGGACACCGCGACCTACAAGATCCGCGCCAACAAGGTCGGCGAGCTCGAGGCCGACGGCTCCTATCGCGCCGGACCGGCCGCCTCCAGCTTCGAGATCCGGGTCGAGATGGTCCGGGTCGGCGGCGAGTGGCGCATCGCCGATCCGCCGCCCGGCGTGATCGTGGTCAACACCGCCTTCGAGAAGACCTACCGGCGCTACCTGCTGTATTTCCCGAATGCCGCCGGTACCACCATGGTTCCGGACCTGCGCTGGATCTCCGAGCGCAAAGACCAACTCACGCAACGGTTGCTGAGCATGCTGTCGGAGGGACCGCAGCCCGCGCTCGTCCCGGCCGTGCACAATATGCTGTCCGGCCCGGTGACCCTGCGCGGCGGAATCACCAAGGTGAACGGCGACACCGGCGGTATCGGTGTCGGAGTGGGCGGGGTGCAGATCGACTTCGCGGGCGCCTCGACCCTGGATCAGCACGGCAAGGAGCTGCTGGCCGCGCAGGTCGTGCTCACCCTGGCCGGTGCGGACGTGCTGGGCCCGTACATGCTGCTGGCCGACGGCAAACCGCTCGACGAGCGGTTCACCAGCACCGGCTGGTCCTCGGCCGACGTCAACGCGCTGAGCCCGACCGCCAACGCGCACAACAGGATCGGCCTGCACGCGGTGCGCGACGGCGGCCTGGTGAAGGTGGACACCACCAAGAACGATATCGAGCCCACCCCGGGCTATTTCGGCTCCGCGCACAACCTGCAGTGGGTGGCGCTGTCGCAGGACGGTCAGCTGGTCGCCGCGGTCGCCGACAACGGCCAGCAGGGCGGCGATCCGTCCAAGACGCTGGTGATCGGCAGCTACGACGGCAGCAATGTCTTCTCCGTGGCGCAGGGCAACACCTTCACCCGCCCGTCCTGGACCGCCGACGGCAGCGCCGCCTGGACCGTCGTGGACGGCAACCGGGTGATCCGGGCCGGGCACGACCGCAACACCGGCAACGTCTCCGTGCAGGACGTCGATACCTCGGCCCTGTTCGCGCCGCCCGCGGACCCCAACGATGCCACGCCGCGGCTGCCGATCACCGATCTGCGCATCGACCGCACGGGCGCGCGCGCCGCGTTCATCGCGGGCGGCAAGATCTATGCCGCCGTGGTGGTTCCGCAACCGGACGGAAAATACGCGCTCGCCTCGCCGCTGCCGGTCGTGGTCACGCTCAGCACGGCCGCGGTCTCGCTGGACTGGTACGGCGCCGATCGGATCATCTTCGCCCGGGAGGGCAATGTGGACCCCGTGCAGACGGTCTCCATCGACGGTTCCCATGTGGACCTGATGACCAGCCAGAACCTCACCGCGCCGGTCCGGATCGTGAGCGCCTCGCCCGACACCCTGTTCGTCGCGGACGCGCGCGCGGTGATGCAGCTGCAGTCCGCCGAGCCGAACAACGAGCGGATCTGGCGCGAGGTGTACGGCCTGGGCGCGAACGCCGTTCCGGTGTTACCGGGCTGA